The following proteins come from a genomic window of Candidatus Nezhaarchaeales archaeon:
- a CDS encoding 4Fe-4S dicluster domain-containing protein: MEVKLLKKLLFDPEKCTGCRACELACSFFTEGVFAPVKSRIRVVRIDEEGIDVPVGCTQCDKPVCMMVCPSPRAMYRDKDTDAVIINVDACIGCRLCLLSCPFGAIAYDPERRICYKCDLCRGDPECVKWCFTGAIKYVEVEDFRREKRSQKAVEVATMLTEARKLAKAGKG; the protein is encoded by the coding sequence GTGGAGGTCAAGCTTTTGAAGAAGCTTCTTTTCGACCCTGAAAAGTGTACAGGGTGTAGGGCTTGCGAGCTTGCATGTAGCTTCTTTACAGAGGGCGTTTTTGCACCAGTTAAATCGAGAATTAGGGTAGTGCGAATAGACGAGGAGGGCATAGATGTACCGGTGGGGTGTACGCAGTGCGATAAGCCCGTATGCATGATGGTTTGCCCTTCACCCAGGGCCATGTACCGCGATAAGGATACCGATGCGGTAATAATAAACGTTGATGCGTGTATCGGTTGTAGGCTTTGCCTACTATCATGCCCCTTCGGGGCTATAGCTTACGACCCAGAGCGTCGCATATGCTATAAGTGTGATCTATGCCGCGGCGACCCTGAATGCGTTAAATGGTGTTTTACGGGGGCCATAAAGTACGTCGAGGTTGAAGACTTTAGAAGAGAGAAGCGTAGTCAGAAGGCGGTGGAGGTAGCCACCATGCTAACTGAGGCTAGGAAGCTGGCTAAAGCTGGTAAGGGGTGA
- a CDS encoding heterodisulfide reductase-related iron-sulfur binding cluster: MKKLFLFPGCVIYSRLPHIEALTLKSFNTLGIKLQPLKGFTCCPEPFAFKTLSEKAWYALAARNLSLAEAENGDILTVCNGCTYTLHEASKGLKRDEKLQSEVNQVLAITGRSFKGEVEVLSFVRYLYEKVGVERIKRYVKNPLIGVKAALHHGCHLFEELEEYDDVRRPRSFKGLVEALGLETVEYPSETLCCGAFLQAVEEKLHLEVLREKLGDVKAHGATCLVVSCPTCYLQYDLGQLQIKRKLKEDYNIPVFHYVELLALSLGLPVENLIKRFHTVPIPFNVA, from the coding sequence ATGAAGAAGCTTTTCCTATTTCCAGGATGTGTGATTTACTCGAGGCTACCACATATTGAAGCGTTAACGCTAAAATCGTTCAATACGCTAGGTATTAAATTACAGCCCTTAAAGGGTTTTACTTGTTGTCCCGAGCCTTTTGCTTTTAAAACGCTCAGCGAAAAGGCATGGTACGCGCTAGCAGCTAGAAACCTAAGTTTAGCTGAGGCGGAAAACGGGGATATTTTAACCGTTTGTAACGGTTGCACGTATACTCTTCACGAGGCCAGCAAGGGCTTAAAGCGCGACGAAAAGCTTCAAAGTGAAGTAAACCAAGTACTAGCTATAACTGGTAGGAGCTTTAAGGGAGAGGTTGAGGTTTTAAGCTTCGTCAGGTACCTCTATGAGAAGGTGGGGGTTGAACGGATTAAGCGTTACGTTAAGAACCCCTTAATAGGGGTTAAAGCAGCACTTCACCACGGTTGCCACCTATTTGAGGAGCTTGAAGAGTATGATGACGTTAGAAGGCCGAGATCCTTTAAAGGGCTGGTTGAAGCGTTAGGCTTAGAGACAGTAGAGTATCCATCCGAAACGCTATGTTGCGGTGCCTTCCTCCAAGCAGTGGAGGAGAAGTTACACCTTGAAGTATTAAGGGAGAAGTTAGGTGACGTAAAAGCTCATGGAGCTACCTGCTTAGTTGTAAGCTGTCCAACATGTTATCTACAGTACGATCTAGGCCAGTTACAAATTAAACGGAAACTTAAGGAGGATTACAATATACCCGTATTTCACTACGTGGAGTTATTAGCTCTATCATTAGGCTTGCCAGTTGAAAACCTAATTAAGAGGTTTCACACGGTACCCATTCCGTTTAATGTAGCTTAA
- a CDS encoding 3-hydroxyacyl-CoA dehydrogenase family protein: MKVEDVKTIAIWGAGRMGSGIAEVCARAGYQVVLRDISEKALQTGIEAVKDSMKKAVERGKMTIKDVEGALSRIRGTLDVKEAVREADVVIECVPEDLDLKKRVFKELDEACPERTVFASNTSSFMITDLASATRRPDRFVGMHFFNPVPIMRLVEVVRGALTSDETVNLAKELSIKLGKIPVVVNDGPGFFTSRWFAVWASEAFRLFELGIAGIKEIDTMCKLGFNMPLGPFELHDMVGIDVQLHVLEYLYRETGDPRYAPPTILKKLVKAGYRGDPRFNPGSKGGFYDYFKVVKDKYYMRRIE, from the coding sequence TTGAAAGTAGAAGATGTGAAGACAATAGCTATTTGGGGGGCTGGTAGGATGGGCTCCGGGATAGCTGAGGTATGCGCTAGGGCTGGGTATCAAGTAGTCTTGAGGGATATAAGTGAGAAGGCGCTTCAAACCGGTATTGAAGCCGTTAAGGACAGTATGAAGAAGGCCGTTGAACGTGGAAAGATGACTATTAAGGACGTGGAGGGAGCATTAAGCCGCATACGAGGGACGTTGGACGTTAAGGAGGCCGTTAGGGAGGCTGACGTGGTTATAGAATGCGTCCCTGAGGACCTGGATTTAAAGAAGAGGGTGTTTAAGGAGCTTGATGAGGCTTGCCCCGAGCGAACAGTGTTTGCTTCTAATACTTCATCGTTTATGATCACGGATCTAGCCTCAGCCACTAGGAGACCCGACAGATTTGTCGGGATGCACTTCTTTAACCCCGTTCCGATAATGAGGCTCGTTGAAGTGGTTCGGGGGGCGTTAACCTCTGATGAAACCGTAAACCTAGCTAAGGAACTCTCAATTAAGCTCGGTAAGATCCCCGTGGTGGTTAACGACGGGCCAGGCTTCTTCACCTCAAGGTGGTTCGCTGTATGGGCCTCAGAAGCCTTTAGGCTTTTCGAGTTAGGTATAGCGGGGATTAAGGAGATAGACACAATGTGTAAGCTAGGCTTTAACATGCCCCTAGGCCCCTTCGAGCTACATGACATGGTCGGTATAGACGTACAGCTCCACGTCCTCGAATACCTATATAGGGAAACCGGAGATCCTCGTTACGCACCTCCGACCATACTTAAGAAGCTTGTAAAGGCTGGCTATAGGGGAGACCCTAGGTTTAACCCTGGAAGTAAGGGTGGCTTCTACGATTACTTCAAAGTAGTTAAGGACAAATACTATATGAGGAGGATAGAGTAA
- a CDS encoding hydantoinase B/oxoprolinase family protein, with protein MTYGFDPVKLEILWSGLLAIVEEMSITLKRTAYSELIREANDFSCALFDGEGDMLAQTDWIGSPGHLGSVPRIMESLFKEYPPETLEPGDAIATNDPWLGSGHLPDLVIISPVFHDGKLLAFTLNIAHHSDIGGRAPGGHIADSRVIFEEGIIIPMHKLYKAGKPNDDTLKMITANVRMSRQLLGDIKAQLAANFVGERRLKEFMRDNKLEDLTPLAKAIISSTESATREAIKKVPKGTYSHEHVFDGPKPGTPLKIKVAVKVEEDRMKVDFTGTSPQTDSGLNTPFNYAYAYTIHAIKGALTPTLPFNAGALKPIEVYAPEGTIVNVKFPAAVGARHVLSWHVNAAVLGALAKAIPDMVIAASGGESNLPQFSGINPKTKRPFIHVAMHSGGLGARPNKDGIHCFAFPPRAENTPIEITETLNPLRVERLEILQDSGGAGKYRGGCGLVVDYRILSEGPCTIVNVVDWIEYGPPGLFGGKPGSRSEFILNPGPNEVHLDPRKIVVVPPGSLIRCCLPGGGGYGDPLERDPEKVLEDVRNGFVSLRKAREEYGVVIDPNAMTVDYEETKKLRESMKKAELVPP; from the coding sequence TTGACTTACGGCTTTGACCCCGTTAAGCTCGAAATATTATGGAGCGGCCTATTAGCCATAGTGGAGGAAATGTCGATCACCCTGAAGAGGACGGCTTACTCTGAGCTTATAAGGGAAGCTAACGACTTTTCCTGCGCCCTATTCGATGGCGAAGGCGACATGCTTGCTCAAACCGATTGGATTGGAAGCCCAGGCCATTTAGGCTCCGTCCCGAGGATTATGGAGAGCCTCTTTAAGGAGTACCCACCTGAAACCCTTGAGCCCGGCGACGCTATAGCTACCAACGATCCTTGGCTCGGCTCAGGACATCTACCAGACCTAGTCATAATATCGCCCGTGTTCCACGATGGTAAGCTCTTAGCCTTCACCCTCAACATAGCTCACCACTCCGATATAGGCGGTAGGGCTCCAGGTGGGCATATAGCTGACTCCAGGGTTATATTTGAGGAGGGTATCATCATCCCGATGCATAAGCTATATAAAGCGGGTAAGCCGAACGATGATACGCTTAAGATGATAACCGCCAACGTCAGGATGTCAAGACAGCTGCTAGGCGATATAAAGGCGCAGTTAGCAGCTAACTTCGTCGGAGAGCGTAGGCTTAAGGAGTTTATGAGGGATAATAAGCTCGAGGACCTTACACCTCTAGCTAAGGCCATAATAAGTAGCACGGAAAGCGCGACGCGGGAGGCCATTAAAAAAGTGCCTAAGGGCACCTATAGTCATGAACACGTGTTCGACGGCCCTAAGCCCGGAACCCCCTTAAAGATAAAGGTGGCCGTAAAAGTAGAGGAAGATCGAATGAAGGTTGACTTCACCGGTACTTCACCCCAAACAGATAGCGGTTTAAACACACCTTTTAACTACGCTTACGCCTATACGATCCACGCTATTAAGGGTGCGTTAACTCCGACGCTCCCATTTAACGCTGGCGCCCTTAAACCCATAGAGGTCTACGCGCCGGAGGGTACCATAGTGAACGTTAAATTCCCAGCCGCCGTAGGAGCTCGTCACGTTCTCTCTTGGCACGTTAACGCGGCTGTTCTAGGTGCGTTAGCTAAAGCGATACCGGATATGGTAATAGCGGCTAGCGGTGGTGAAAGCAACCTACCCCAGTTCTCGGGTATCAACCCTAAGACAAAGAGGCCCTTCATACACGTAGCTATGCATTCAGGGGGGTTAGGGGCTCGCCCTAATAAAGATGGTATCCATTGCTTCGCCTTTCCTCCAAGGGCTGAAAATACCCCGATAGAGATAACCGAAACCTTAAACCCTTTAAGGGTTGAAAGGCTTGAAATACTTCAAGACTCGGGTGGAGCCGGAAAGTATAGGGGTGGATGTGGACTCGTAGTCGACTATCGTATACTAAGTGAAGGGCCATGCACCATAGTCAACGTGGTTGACTGGATCGAGTATGGACCGCCGGGTCTCTTCGGCGGTAAGCCGGGGTCTAGGTCCGAGTTCATACTTAACCCTGGTCCTAACGAAGTCCACTTAGACCCAAGGAAGATCGTAGTAGTACCACCGGGAAGCCTTATTAGGTGTTGCTTACCAGGCGGAGGGGGCTATGGAGATCCGCTTGAAAGGGATCCGGAGAAGGTGTTAGAAGACGTTAGAAACGGCTTCGTATCACTGCGTAAAGCTAGGGAGGAGTACGGCGTGGTTATAGACCCGAACGCTATGACCGTAGACTACGAAGAGACGAAAAAGCTACGTGAATCCATGAAGAAGGCTGAACTAGTACCCCCTTAA